DNA from Daucus carota subsp. sativus chromosome 1, DH1 v3.0, whole genome shotgun sequence:
TGCAGCCTCAACCTCAAACATCTATGTGCGGCAGTACAACTTCATCCTTAAAGAAGCCACCAAAGATGAGGGGTCCTATGGATGTTTACTTGACTGCAGACCCTGAAATTGCAGTGAAGAAAAGGAAAGGGAAACAACCACAAATAGATGAAGGGGCCAAAAAGGAGCTAAGAAAAAGAGCTTGCAAAGCATTTGAAAAATGGATGTATGATGCTGTATCCCTTTTAATGCTGTTAATTATCCAAGTTTTGATGTTTATGTTGAAGCTCAAGGGAAATACGGACCAGGAATGAAACCACCTAGTTATCATGAGGTTAGAGTTCCATTGTTAAAAGAAGAAGTTGAAGATGCAAAACAATTGATGAAAGCTCATGAAGCAGAGTGGGTTGCCCATGGATGTTCTTTAATGTGTGATGGCTGGGAAGATAGAAAACATAGGactcttataaattttttggtTAACACTTCAAGAGGTAGCTTTTTTCTTGAATCGGTTGATGCATCTGCTGTTGCAAAAACTGGAGATATGCTATTCGATGTGATATCTAGGTTTGTCGAGAGGATAGGTCCAAAAAATATAGTTCAAGTTGTTACGGACAGTGCCTCAAACCATAAAGCAGCTGGAAGAATGTTAATGATCCGATATAAACACTTATTCTGGACACCATGTGTTGCACATTGCATTGATCTCATGTTGGAAGATATTTTTGGCATTGAGAGGCTAAACAAATGCATCAAGAAGGCTATGATGTTGAATTCCTTTATTTATACAAAGTCAGGAATGGTGAATATGCTAAGAGAATTTACTGGTCGGAGGGAGTTCTTGAGGCCATCTAAGACACGATTTGCAACAACTTTTTTTGACATTGTCCAGGATCAACACTCAGAAGGCTAATATCAGTAATATGTTCCTATCAGAAAGATGGCTAAAAAGTAATTATTGCAAGGATCCAGTTGGACGAAAGATTGCTAATTTTGTCATGTAAGTAAGTTTTTGGAATACTATTGTGTGTTCTCTGAAGGTGGCGGGCCCTCTTGTGAAGGTCCTTCGATTAGTTGATGGTGGAAAAAAAAACCACCCATGGGTTACATTTATGAAGCTATGGATAGGGCCAAAGAAACAATTGCACGAGCTTTTGAAAATAAGACAGAGAAGTACAACCACTTCTTTGAAATCATAGATAAGAGGTGGGATGTGCAACTTCATCAACCATTGCACGCAGCTGCGCATTACCTTAATCCAGAGTATTACTGCAACAACATGAACATTGAGAACGGTGGAGAAATATCATTAGGTCTGTACAAGTGCCTCGAGAGAATGGTTGACGATGATGTGCAAGACAAGATTGGAGATCAATTAGAAATATATAAGAGAGCAGGAGGCTTCTTTGGGTTGCCAATGGATGTTCGACAAAGATCACTAAAGTCTCCCGGTAAATTCTAAACATAAACTtactaaaatttacaaaactcCTTGACAGAAAATAATCACATTTAATTGTGTCCTTTGTTTCTTCTCTAGCTGCCTGGTGGGGATCTTATGGCAAACATACTCCTGAATTGCAAAACTTTACCATTCGAATTCTTAGCCTGACTTGTATCATGGAGATTTTatcttgatattttatttacttgTGTTTGTAGCTTCATAGCAAAAAACGAAATTGACTTGCACAACAAAAGTTGAATGATTTGGTATTTGTCAAATACAACAGAGTTTTAAGGCGTAGATATGAACTTCGTGATCAAATTGATCCCATCTTGTTAAATGAGATTGATGATAGCAATGAATGGCTGGTTGGTAAGGTTGATGGAGAGAGCGACGAAGAAGATGATGACTTTGTATTTTCCAAAGAAGATGGATTAACTTACAAAGATGTTGCAAATGCTTCTGGAGCAGGAGAGCCTCCCTATAATTCcaggtaaaataataatataaaatataataagtgatacttaaataattaatatacatatttattattttattgtaaggtacttattatatgtatataattactATATATGTCAACTACTTCCCGAGGCAACAAAAGGGAAAAAATACCACTGAATCATCATCTAAAATGCGTTTAATTGATGAAAGTGAAGACGAGGAAGATGAAATTGAATTTACCGAAGGGAATAAGCatcttgaagatgaagatttcGAAAATCTTCAAGAAGAGTttgacgatgatgatgatgatttttaGTTTATGTCAAATTATCAATTACTAGGATTTTAGATTATCTATTTGTGCCCTAACTTTGAACATGATTATCATTAACATGTTCTATGACAATCTAATATGCTTATTACTTGTTATATCTAATTGTTatgcatttttttatattttttacgcTTTGTTTCAAAAAACGCGCATCTCGCATTGCGTGTTGCACTTATGCGCCAGGAGGCTCTTTGCGCTTCAGTGCGCATATCGCATTTAATAACACtgcccgtcccccaatgtaaacaaatgagggggacataAGGAGTAATTGATAATATGtctaatgaaatttataattttagagtTTCTCTTAAATCATTAACAAAGAAAAATGTTGAAATTAAAGGGGCTAATGATTTCTTTATTGAGAGAAATGGTAAGATAGAATCTGAACTAGTTCGGTTTGAAAAGTTCAAGAAAGAAGCTAGTATTGTCAAGAGATTGTGATGGTGCcggaaaaaaaatagtaataaaatattaactttaaaatatatcaaatcaaTACAAGACGTTGTGTTGAACAAATTTTCCATAATCGttgtctataattattttagttagCCAGTTTAACCGAACTGATTTTAGTTGCTTTTAATATTAAACTATTTGACTTTAATTTTCTCtaagttattttttttgaaacgttAATTTCCtataagttaatataaaattttgatgatacattatttatttgttgatttGTTATAAAAATTGATCAAAAGATTTAACGGCAAAATGGGTAAAACGGGAAAGAGGGATTATATATATCGACAAAGAAGCAAATAGAAAGAATAAAAACCCTGGACACTATCGGAAATCAGAAAGCAAGCCCTTGGGCGTCGCCGTCGTTTGTGTAATTTCAGCAGCTCAGAAATTATCGGGTAAGTTATTCTCTATGAATTGATataatacatatacatatacgcTTGTAAATGTACACAACTGATTTTGTGTAGTGATTGCTAGTCCAGTGAAGATGCATCACGGTTATCATGACAATAACGAGCCCGATTTGGCGAAGCTTCAAGCTACTATGCAAGCTATCGAGCTTGCTTGTAGTTCTATTCAGGTACTCAAACAATTCATCTCTCTCTGTAGTGTTCGTTTCGCCTAGTATTGCTTTACCATTAGTTTTCGTTGCGGTACTGCTATCATCAAGGGAACTGCAAACTAATGGcaagatatatattaatttaaacacgATTGTCAAAATAACGAATAACTGTATTGATTGACGATTATTGAAATGGTAGTAGTTTCATTGATTATGTCATATTCTGCTTTTCAGcggaaaattataaacaatttgcAATTATTTGTAACTTTAAACTTAGAGGACTTATTGTTGTTGGGGAAGTAATTGTAACTTTTACCGTACTTGGATAACTACTTGAAGAGCGACATAAGAGCTTATATAATATTCACACATACTAATTAACTGTTCCAACTGGTTGTTACTTAACAGATGCATGTCAATCCAGCTGCTGCTGAGGCAACTATATTATCATTATGCCAGTCTCCACAACCATACAAGGCATGTCAGTTCATACTTGGTAAGTTGATgcatttttttcaattaaaaaacatGATCAAGTATTCTGGCAGTGCTTTACCTTAATAGTTTAATGAACTAGTTAGTATTCTGACTTTTATGTTATTTGATTATTGGCTTTCTCTTTAAAAAATCTGCCCAAAATGCACAGAGTTGTTTAGAGGATTAATTTTTCAAAGTTGTAGCATTCATTTTCACTTGTATACCACTTATAAACATTAGGTTCACACATTTATGAAAATCTTATAATATTATGGGTCAAGGGTTTCTGTGCCTTTCATCTATGTTGGCAGCATCAAATAAATTAACTTCTGTAGACATGCTTACTAGCACGTCAATTGCCAGATTATTCAGTAAATGTCAGCCTAGAGTCAGATTACTGTACTATGCAACGTATTGTAGCAAGAAATTGACTAATTGATCAGCTGATAAGCGACCATTCAATGTTGAAAGTAGGCCATTTACCATGAGAATATGACTTATCTTCTGTAAAAAGTCACCGCACCTAATATTCTTAGGTGTCCAATTCAGTCATCAATCTGTATAATAAGTTTAAATTTTGTTAGGTTGTAGGTTAAAGTTAAACTGTGCATCTATCATTTGCACAGCACAATATAAGAGTAAAGTTCTTTGGAGTATCGCGTTTTATTGGAGATCTTAGAGACCATGCATGTTCTGTAATCAAAACATTACACAATTTACTATTTTACAGAATATGAATAGTGCTATTTCattgaaaatctaaaaaaaatgttCGTTTCGGAAGCTATACATGTTTCGCAGAACCTATATTTTGCAGTGTTCTGCTTGAAAAACATCTGTGATTTTTCAAGAtttctaattaaataataattttcatagaatatgatttgcaaaattttaagttttgcaatgttttaaTTGTAGAGTATGCGTAGTCTCCTATGCAAAGGGGTCTCCACAGAACTTTACtctaattatgtttaatataatACCATATGTAAATACATTGCGCATTATATGGTTTATACTCTCGAAGGTTGTTCTTGATGTGATGTTTTAGTGTCTATAAAATCTGCTATCATTACTCATTAGGTTACAAGTTTAAACCCTTATGAACATCCTTTTTGTGAGAAATAATGGTAATGTTGCTTACAAATAGATTTTTGTGCTGATGCGGGAAGCGTTGTGCATAACCTTTTTTAGTTGCCAGTAGTTAACAGTACTAGAATTTTCTGGAATCTGTTTGTGGCTCATGGTCATGGGTATATGTACAACCTAGGAAGCACTGGCGCGGGTGCACCAGTGCGCGGGTGCACCAGTGCGCGGTGCGGGGATACGGGAATTCGGCAAATTTGAAGAAATGggggttgggggggggggggtatggcaaatataaaaatatttcaaatatatttacttagtaaaacaaaaactagcattcaAATATAACCAAATAGTCAAGTACATCAAGTTTTAGCAAATAAAAAAGACAAAAACACCCCTAACTATACACATAACACCACCAATTATATTTTAACCACAAACTATAAAAGGAGcataatcataaaatatttttatttacaataaaACAAGCAGTGGCAAGAGTATATATGTACATGCATACAACACTACAACAGGGGGTTAGGTAGTCAACAATCAAAGCACAGAGACGAGAAGTCAACACAATAACAACACAACAATACATCAACTAGTCAGAAACACATGTATATACACAcgacacacatacatacacacaataAATGAGAGGAAGAGAAGCTACAGAGAAGGAGAAAGATAGGAGAAAGGAAGAGAAGTTACCTTCGTTGCCGACATCATTACCGGAGGACGGAGGCCTCTGCGGAAGACGGAGGATGaattatgtttttgttttttgttttatttattttatagtcctgtGAAATTACGTATTTTGCCCCTCCCACACCGCAATCGCCGCACCCCTGTGTATTTGTACATGTATCCCTGCTTTTGAGTGTAGAACCCATGTTGAATTGGTTTATAGGTGAACAAGTATGTTAAAACAATTCCATATTATCccattttagaatatattggATTCTATATTGTTTATACTAATCAGGTAAAACCTATTCCTACAGCCAATTGCTTTTAAGCTGGACTGCATTAACTTATCCCATGCTAAATCTAGGTCTTGTTCACCAACTTTGCAAACTTGTCCTTTGCAGCTTCTATCTATTGCAAGTAAATTCTTAACTTTGTCTGAGTATGTAAAACTTCCTCATGATCATGTGCCACCACATATGCATCTAGATTCCCAAGTTGTACTatctacatatattattatatggcTGTTTTATATCATGACATAGATACATAAACTCAGAAACTGGgttataaatcaaatttaatgGATTTTGTTTCTACCAAATGTtgtcaatttatatatgtaacataATACACGATGCTTGAAACTAAAGACTAAGGAAGGTTCTTGTCTTTGAAATATTATCATACTAATTGTGTTTCAACATTTTCAGATAATTCACAGGTGCCAAATGCAAGGTTTCAGGCTGCTGCAGCAATTCGCGACGCAGCTATCAGGGAATGGGGATTCCTTTCAGctcatgataaaataaagttgATTAGGTAATTTAATATAGAGAGGGTTGTGTCGGTGTCATTGACAACGAGGAATTTGTGACTCTAAATTTTTGTAGTGCAATAATCATAAATATCATTTGTCCCTTAGTTATTCAGTACTTGGATATCCTGTGATGAAAGGAAAacctaataatttaaaatttatcttataaataagAATCAACGAATTCACCTTTGCATTTACATATATCTATTGCAGTTACTGTTTGAATTATGTCATGCAACATGCTCATTCGCAAGAGGGATATGTCCAGGCAAAGGTTTCTTCTGTAGCTACTCAATTGATGAAAAGGGGCTGGTAAGTGACTTGCATATCTGTACTATTACTAGCTTACATCCCGTGACAATGGGTctctaatattttatcattttcttatttaagttttattaattatatgtgaTGTTAAGAAAATTCtattgtaaataatatattataatataaattaaattttaatgcaAATAATTGACTGTAACTTTATTAgggaattaaatatttgaaatcaattattaTATAGCTATAAACTTTTTTGAGAGTATTTAATatctaactaaataaaaaaagtataataatATGTGATTGATGGAATTTGAGCCCTGTACCTTTGTTTGTATCAACAtaactatttaatttaatatgataatgggATGGAAATATTAAGTTATAGAATATTCTTCAGTATTAGATTTAACGATCCTTAGCTATTTGCTAAATATAAACTATGAAAATAGTATTAAATTGGTCATTTGGTTTCTCATGGGACATATCTTGATAGCAAGTGatcttaaatatttgattacatatatattttcatgcAAATCGCAGCTTTGAGTGCTTTTTCTATTAAATTTCCCTTATGTGTATTGAAATGAATTGTTATATTCATTACAAGATCACTAAAAAGCTATTTTTCGAAGCACAAACTAAGtgtgttattatatatatttaagacaAAGAGGAGGGTGAATTGAAAAAAGATTCTATGAGATCATTTTATGTTTCTAAACTTTGGTGGTATTTAATCAGGATTTTAAAATgtccataatatatatttgtcaaaaaaaaaaaaaatgtccaTAATATTTGGctaactaattaattaagattCTAAACTCTTTAGAAGCATTGTGGTAGTcgaccattttttttttattaaaatcctTTACAATGTggtatttagaaacttaccgACTTCTATTTGTTTTGTAAATCggtaatcttttttttttttttttttttttttttttttttttttttttggttttcacCAAGTTCTCCGTTCTTCTAAAATTCCAAAAACTGAAACCAAACTTTAACTATTTAAGAtcaacataaatattttaaaattgagatATCTAGTTACATTTACACCTTTAAAATCTGAATCAGAAATTCTGAAGGGTATGTGACCACTTAATTTTTGACAATACCATATAGAAGGAAATAATGATTTGTagcaattaaaataaatttgtgttGTGAACTAGATTCCCCACATGTCCACATGTCACCTGGGTGGAGTTCCTGGTTTAGTGCACAATTAAGTTGAATAAATCCTGGAAGTTATTAGAGTGCTCTGTTTGATTTGTGATAACACCTATTACAACCTTGGGTCCATAGGAAtctaaagaaaattcaaaatccAATATTGACTTGTATTTTCCGTCAATTACCATACATACATCAAAAGAATCCGTTTGCACATTAAAAGTCTTGCTTACTCCAAACTCCCCAGGCACTTCCAACCAAGCTTATCCTtaaatattttcacaaatatataCTTATCATTATTATAATTCTCTGTTCCACATCAATTGGTTCAGTAAATTAACTCGAGCTTGTATTTCAACCACAGTTCCCCACAATGTTTAGTGGGATGGGTCATACTAGGGATATTAATAACTAAAAATCTTGTAGTGGATCAGATGCATAATTGTATTTACCCGTTCAGCAATATAAATGAAAACTAATAGTAATAGTCATATACCTTTCTAAGCATTTTGGTCTACTACCATGGTCCCAATCTGTCATATCAAGTATTCCAGTATTTTTAGGCCTCCAAATATATGGACGAATTAGAATCTGTAGCAACTAGTCTACTACCACTAGTCCACTTCAAATATTCCGGGCTTCCCAATAAATTAACGAAGCAAAATTTGTAAATAGTCTAACATGCTGCCCATGCCATCTAGTATATAACTAAATTTCGTCAATGTGAATAATGtgatatgaatttattttaatattaaccaTATGCATTGGTTACCTAACCTTTTCTTTTTGCCAACTTATATATCTAATTCTTGCTAAAGAAACTTTAAAGGTTTGATTCATTTGACCGTGTCAAAATTCGAGTTAGCCGTTCAATTTTTTAGGCATGaaaaaagttaaataatttCCGTTGTGAAAACAGTAAATgttattttaataagtttattctTTTTGCAGGTTAGAATTCCAAGCTACAGAAAAGGATGCTTTTTTTCAGGAGGTACACTATTATTTCTGTCAGCCAAATTCTTTCAGTAAATTTATTTCGTGTTCTTATATAGTCTTTAGGTGGACAAGAGGTCAGCACTCAGCAGTGTGGGTACTTAATGCTTTGGTGCTTCTATACTTTctacttataaaatatatttgtatttaattgctatatgtatacatatacatatacatatacatatacatatacatatacatatacatatacatatacatatacatatacatatacatatacatatacatatacatatacatatatatcaattAAATGGTTATATATAAGTAGAAAGTATAGAAGCACCAAAGCATTAAGTACCCACACTGCTGACCTCTTGTCCACCTAAAGACTATATAAGAACACGAAATAAATTTACTGAAATTCTTTCAGTAAATTTATTTCGTGTTCTTATATAGTCTTTAGGTGTACAAGAGGTCAGCAGTGTGGGTACTTAATGCTTTGGTACTTCTATACTTTctacttataaaatatatttgtatttaattgctatacatatacatatacatatacatatacatatacatatacatatatatcaattAAATGGTTAAGAGTTTGTCGATGAGGTTAGGCGTCAGCCAGGGGTAATTGATTTTTGTAAGAACATCAATGCTTAGACATTGATATAATGCTTACGATTGCTATAATGCTTAGACATTGATATAATGCTTAGACATTGGTATAATGCTTAAGATTGCTATAAAGTTCATTTTCAAGTGTGCCTGGTATAGCTTTCAGTAGATATTCAAGTTTAATACCTTACATATATTAGATTTGAAATCTAGGATGTAGACAATAATACCTTTTTCAGTTA
Protein-coding regions in this window:
- the LOC108217368 gene encoding uncharacterized protein LOC108217368, translated to MKEHLVGGKRNATSCLKVPEDVRKEVVEFWDVKKKAKEVVDLNQFEVGDYEDDDVVVVQPQPQTSMCGSTTSSLKKPPKMRGPMDVYLTADPEIAVKKRKGKQPQIDEGAKKELRKRACKAFEKWIFDVYVEAQGKYGPGMKPPSYHEVRVPLLKEEVEDAKQLMKAHEAEWVAHGCSLMCDGWEDRKHRTLINFLVNTSRGSFFLESVDASAVAKTGDMLFDVISRFVERIGPKNIVQVVTDSASNHKAAGRMLMIRYKHLFWTPCVAHCIDLMLEDIFGIERLNKCIKKAMMLNSFIYTKSGMVNMLREFTGRREFLRPSKTRFATTFFDIVQDQHSEG
- the LOC108217376 gene encoding uncharacterized protein LOC108217376: MGYIYEAMDRAKETIARAFENKTEKYNHFFEIIDKRWDVQLHQPLHAAAHYLNPEYYCNNMNIENGGEISLGLYKCLERMVDDDVQDKIGDQLEIYKRAGGFFGLPMDVRQRSLKVLRRRYELRDQIDPILLNEIDDSNEWLVGKVDGESDEEDDDFVFSKEDGLTYKDVANASGAGEPPYNSRQQKGKNTTESSSKMRLIDESEDEEDEIEFTEGNKHLEDEDFENLQEEFDDDDDDF
- the LOC108204227 gene encoding uncharacterized protein LOC108204227 isoform X3, whose translation is MHHGYHDNNEPDLAKLQATMQAIELACSSIQMHVNPAAAEATILSLCQSPQPYKACQFILDNSQVPNARFQAAAAIRDAAIREWGFLSAHDKIKLISYCLNYVMQHAHSQEGYVQAKVSSVATQLMKRGWLEFQATEKDAFFQEVRQAVIGSRGLHVQFIGITILESLVSEFAPSTSTAIGLPREFHEQCRTSLELNYLKTIYCWAQEAALSVTNNIVQSNSEILEVKVCTAALRLMLQILNWEFQYSTSAVESTKKSINVFSTGVRFDVNSAKRSEYALVQ